The following nucleotide sequence is from Nautilia sp. PV-1.
TAAAGAATACAGAAAATATTTTGAAAAAGACGCGGCTCTTCAAAGAAGATTCCAGCCTGTAATGGTAAACGAGCCAAGCGTAAATGAAGCAATCAGAATCTTAAGAGGTCTAAAAGAAAGACTAGAAGCGCATCATAACGTTATTATTAAAGATGAAGCGATTGTAGCTGCGGCAAAACTGACTGACAGATATATCAGTGACAGATTCCTGCCGGATAAAGCAATCGACGCAATTGACGAAGCTGCGGCTGAAATCAAAATGCAAATCGAAAGCGAACCGTTCGAGCTTGCAAAAATTAAAAGAGAAATCGAACAGCTGATGGTTGAAAAAGAGGCTCTTCAGATGGAAGGTGAGAGCGATAAGTCTAAAAAAAGACTTGCTGAAATTGAAAAAGAACTCGCTAATCTTGAAGAAGAAAAAAGAAGACTTGAAGCTAAATTCGAAGAAGAAAAAAGAGTTCTTAAAGAAATAGCCGAAATTAAACAGCAGATTGAAGAGCTAAAAGTTCAGGCAGATATCGCTAAAAGAGAAGGTAACTTCCAAAAAGCGGCAGAAATTGAATACGGAAAAGTTGTAGAACTTACCAAAAAATTAGAAGAGCTTGAGAAAAAATGGGACGAAATGTTAAAAGAAGGTACGCTTCTTAAAAACGCTGTTGACGAAGAAGCGGTAGCAGACGTAGTAAGCAAATGGACAGGTATTCCTGTAAATAAAATGTTGCAAAGCGAGCTTGAAAAAATATTACATATTGAAGACGAGCTCAAAAAATGGGTAGTCGGACAGGATGAAGCCATAAAAGCGGTAGCAAGAGCGATCAAAAGAAATAAAGCCGGACTTGGTGATCCAAATAGACCAATCGGAAGCTTTATGTTCCTAGGACCTACAGGGGTAGGTAAAACAGAAACAGCTAAAACGTTGGCAAGATTCTTGTTTGATGATGAAAAAGCGATGATCAGATTTGATATGTCTGAATATATGGATAAAATAAGTGTATCTAAACTAATCGGTGCTGCGCCTGGTTACGTAGGATACGAAGAAGGCGGACAGCTTACAGAAGCTGTAAGAAGAAGACCGTACAGCGTAATTCTGTTCGATGAAATCGAAAAAGCGCATCCGGATGTATTCAACATCCTGTTACAGGTGCTTGACGACGGTAGACTTACAGATAATAAAGGTGTGACAGTAGACTTTAAAAACACAATTATTATCTTAACAAGTAACATCGCAAGTGATATTATTATGGAAATTAAAGATCCGGAAGCAAGAAAAGAAGCAGTTTGGGCTGAACTTAAAAGAAGAATGAAACCGGAATTCTTAAACAGACTTGACGATGTAGTGGTATTTAACCCGCTTGGCAAAGAGCAGGTTAAAGAAATCGTTGACATATTGCTTAGAAAAATTACAAAAAGACTCAGTGAAAGAGAAATCGAACTTACTCTTACAGACAGAGTTAAAGAAGTTATCGCTGAGGTTGGATTCGATCCGATTTTCGGTGCAAGACCTCTTAAAAGAGCGCTTGCCGAAATTATCGAAGACAGACTTGCCGAACTTATCCTTGAAGGAAAAGTTAAAGAAGGCGACAGAGTTGAATTCGACGCGGATGATAACAGTATCATCATTAAAGTTAACGATCAGGAAGTTGCAAGAGATCCTAGATAAAAGGGCTCTTGCTTACTTTATTTGTTTATTAAAAGTGACAGACACTAATTATTATTTAATTTTAGCTTTATTTGTGTCATAAATGTGTCTGTAGAATATATTGATACGACAATTATTTGACAAAATGAATATTTGTTTATATAATTTTTCAAAACAGATGAGGGGGAGAGATGAACCTGCTGTATATGCATATGATGGTAGTATTTTGTTGGGGTTTGTTTATGGTGTCTTTGGCTAAGTCGGTTGGATGTAAAGAAAATTCAAAATTACTTGCAATAATCAGTATTGTGTTTATGGGACTGGTGCTTTATCTGGGTACGAAGTTGATGCTCGCAATGCCTGGTATTTCAAAAAGCGGAAACTGGCTTCATGTTAAGCTTTCCATAGATATACTTGCAATGATTACAAATATTTATCTTTCATATTTGGCTTTTAGAAACAAGAATACTTCAAAACTTCTTTCACAGATTCTGTACTGGGGAAGTGTTGTTATGTTTGTATGCATGTATTATTTAACATTATTTAAACCTTTTTAAGGTGTGAATAAAGGAAAAAGGAGAAAAAATGATTGACCAGGCAAGGATTGACGAGAAGTTGAAAGCCGGAAAAAGGCTTTCCAAGCTTGATGCTCCTAAAACTATTACCAATGATGAAAAAGTAATGAGCGAAAATGATTTTATCGTTTCCAAAACTGATACAAAAGGATACATAACATATTGTAACAGAATATTTGTGAATATGGCCGGTTGGAGCAGAAAAGAGCTTATAGGTGCAAATCACAATATAATCCGTCATCCTCATATGCCGAAAATCGCTTTTAAAATTTTATGGGATCTGATTCAGGCTAAACATGAGTTTTTCGGTTTTGTAAAAAATTTAAGAAAAGACGGAGGATATTACTGGGTTTTGGCTTATATTACCCCGGATTTGGATCTGAACGGAAATATTATAGGATATACCTCTTTTAGAAAAAAACCGTCAAGAAAAGGAATAGAAACTATAGAACCGATATATGAACAATTGGTAGATGCAGAAAAAAGCGGAGGAATCAGCGCCAGTTATGAACTGCTTAAGAAACTGTTAAAAGCCGATGACGAAACGGTTGTAGATAAGTATCACGAATTAGTATTTAACTTGCAAAAAGGGTAAAAAATGAAATTTAAAGAAATGTTAACATTAAGATTTATTGCGATTTTAATTGCAAATTTTTTGCTTTTAGCTTATATGATTTATCTTAAGCAGTATATTGCAGTAGGAGTATATGTTGTTTTTATAATACTGGCATATTTTTTACCCTCTAATAAAAAGAGGGAGTCAGACCATAAAAATATTTTTCAAAAAATCGGCAAAACCGTCGATGACGCTTACAATGGAAAACTTTCCAGCAGAGTACTCTTGGACGGAGAAAGTACTTTGGAAGAACAGATAGGCTGGAATATAAATGAAATGCTTGATCAGATAGAAGATCTGCTCAGAGAATCCAAAAACACAATACAGGCTATTATAAACGGAGACGAATACAGATATATAATGCCAAGTGGGCTTCACGGAGAATTCAGAAACGTTGCTTTGGAATTTGAAAAGGCGATTGAATCTCTGAAAGTATCAAAAAAAGTTGAAAGAATAAGCGCGCTTTCTAAAAAGTTTATTGAAATAGACGGCGGTGTTACCGCAAATATGGAAAGAGTCGGAAATGAAATTTATGAAATAGACAACGCATTTAAAGAAATAACCGCAAAAGTTAAAGCTTCTACAACACAGGCTGACAAAACATATTATTTAATGCAGGAAAGCAAAAACGATTTTACTCTTCTTAGCGAAAAAGTTCAGGAAACATCCAATGAAATAACCCAGATGGCTGAAAATATTCATTCGATTTCCAATATTGTGGAACTTATTAAAGATATCGCCGACCAGACAAATCTGCTTGCTTTAAACGCGGCGATTGAAGCAGCCAGAGCCGGAGAACACGGAAGAGGGTTTGCCGTTGTCGCCGACAACGTAAGAGACTTGGCTGAAAGAACGCAAAAAGCCACAAACGAAATTGCCATTACAATACAAACCCTGCAGCAGCAGTTTAACGGTATAGAGGAAAACACTAACCAGGTTGTTAAAATCGGAGACAAATCTTATGAAACGCTTCAGAATTTTGAGCAGGTGCTTGATATTCTGAAAAAAGAACTTACAGAAGTGAGTACCATTTCAGACAAAAACACATTAAAGCTTATTTTTATTACATTTAAAATATCTCATATTATCTATAAATCAAATATATATTCTGCCATTACGAAAGAAAAAGTTGAAGACGAAATCTTAAGTATTACGGATAAAAACTGCAAACTAGGCGAATGGCTCAATAAACCTGAAATTAAAGAAATGTTAAAAGGATTTAAGGATCTGAACAATTTGATGAAATACCATAAATTAATACATGATATAGGTATTGAAATACTTGAAAGAGTAAGAAAAGAAGGTATAACCAAACAAAATCCAAAATGGTATTACGAAAGACTGCTTGAGCTTGAAAAATATGCTAAACTTACGTTCCAAGAATTAGACAAATTAGCAGAATATGCTACAAAAGAAAATATTGTAGCGGATTTACTTGAAAAATCTAAGGAGTAAGATGTTAAGATTTGCGCCGAGTCCGACAGGTGATATGCATATAGGTAATTTAAGAGTTGCTATTTTTAACTATATAGTTGCAAAACAGAAAAACGAAAAACTTTTAATAAGAATAGAAGATACGGATAAAGAAAGAAATATAGAAGGCAAAGATGTTGAAATACTGAATATTTTAAAATTATTCGGTATAGAATACGATAACGTTGTTTACCAGTCCGCAAATTTACATTTGCATCAGGAAATGGCAAAAAAACTGCTTGATTTTAAAAAAGCGTTTGTCTGTTTCTGTGATGAAGAAGAGATAAATTTTCAAAGGGAAAAAGCAAAAATTGAAAAAAGACCTTACAGATACAGCGGTAAGTGTGAAAGTCTTTCAAGTGAAGAGATAAGAAACAAAATTGAAAAAAAGATACCGTTTGTGGTGAGACTCAGAAAACCGCAGCACAATATAAAATTTAACGATTTAATCAAAGGCGAATTTGATTTTTCACCTTTTGAAATAGACAGTTTTATTATTATGAGAAAAGATTTTACGCCTACATATAACTTTGCGTGCTCTATTGACGATATGCTGTATGACATTACTCTGGTAATAAGAGGAGAAGACCATCTGAGCAATACTCCTAAGCAGATAGCAATAAGAGAGGCGTTAGGCTATGATAAAGAGATAAAATATGCACATTTGCCAATCATTCTTAATGAAGAAGGCAAAAAAATGAGCAAGCGTGACAGTGCCAGCTCTGTTAAATGGCTTTTGGAAGAAGGGTTTTTGCCTGAAGCGATTGCCAATTATCTGATACTGCTAGGTAACAGTTTCGAAAACGAGATATTTACTTTAAAAGAAGCCATAGAGTTTTTTGATATTACTAAAATTTCAAAAGCACCGGCAAAATTCGATTTAGGGAAACTCAGATTTATAAATAAAGAACATATGAAAAGAATAGAAAAACTTACTCATTATATTGCGTACCATGAAGAGTACGAACCGTTGGCAAAACTGTATCTTGATGAAGTTTCAACTATAAAAGAGCTTAAAGAAAAACTTGACAATATATTTTCAAAACAAAACTTTAACGAATTTACAGAAGAAGTGGAAATATTAAAACAGGAAATTTTAAACAGCGAACTTGAAGACGATTATAACGATTTCAAGAAAAGAATTATGAACAATACCGGTTTAAAAGGTAAAAAACTGTTTATGCCTCTTAGAATGATAATGGTCGGTTCAAAACAGGGTCCTGAAATAAAAGATTTATATGCTATAATGAAACCGTACCTGAAAATGATTATTAAGGAGTATAGATGAATACGTTATTGATATCTATATTGCAGTTTATATCCATTTTAATAAGTATTTATATATGGGTTGTAATTATTGCCGCGCTTATTACCTGGGTGCAGCCAAATCCTTATAATCCTATTGTAAGATTTTTATGGAATGTTACAGAGCCCGTTTACAGATGGATAAGACGCTATATTCCGACTACGTTCGGAGGGTTTGACATAGCTCCGATTATACTTATTTTAGCTCTTCAGTTTCTCCAGATTTTGATTAATAATATAATTATGTCGTTATGAGGCTGATTTTTTTATTTTTTCCTCTTTTTCTTTTTTCTTTAAATCTCTCAGAACTTCTTACCCATCCTAAAAGCTACGTAAGAGATTTCTATCTGACTCAGTTTATGAGGGAAACAAATTCAACGGTACTGGCATTCAAAGCCTATAATTCAATGTACAAACAAAAACCTTTTAAACATCTGAAAATTTTGGCTCAAAAGTCTCCTTTATTTAAAAATATATATCAGTGTGTGAATGTCAAGCCCGAATATGTGAAAGATGTTGATATATCTTGTGTTTTAAATAACGGCCTTTCCCTTAAAACAATGTCTAAACTTAATAAAAAAGATTTACAGTATCTTTATAATAAACTGCCTCCTAGCAAAGAAAAAGAGGCGGTTTACGCCTTTTTGCATAATGATTTCAGCAATGTATTTAAAAGCAGGGATTTGGGATATTATTTCATAATAAATTATCCTGATAAAAAAATAGACCAGAAAATAACGGATTTTTCACTGTTTGAAGACAGATATTTTTATCTGTTTGTAAAATATGCGGTGCTTAATAATCTCCCTGAAATAGAAAAATCACTTTTGAGCCTGAATTATAAAAATTTTGACGACAGGGTTAAATGGTGGCTTTTTATTAATGCTTTAAAAAACAGTAAAGATAAGCTGGCGAAAAAAATACTTTATACGATAAATAGAAAAACTTCCAAAATATATTTTTGGATGTGGCAGCTGGGCAATAAAGCGGCAAAAGAAAAACTGCTTGAAAATCCGAGAGTGAATTTTTACACTTTATATGCGTATGAAAGTGTTAATAAGAAGTTTTTTATTAAAAACAAAATAATTTACAATTCTGTAAAAAAACCTAAATACAATCAGTATAATCCTTGGGATGTGCTGAAATTCTGGGATGAACTGAAACGCAGAGAGAATCTTTTCTCTTTTGCGAAAGAGCTTGACTCAAATAAAAGTATTGCTTTAAAAGCTATTGTTTTGGATAAAGCTTTTAAATATAAATACAATATATATATTACGCCTAAAATGTATAATGACGAAAATGTCTCTTTTAAGGCTTTTGTATATGCCATTGCCAGACAGGAAAGCAGATTTATACCTGCAAGTGTAAGCAGAAGCTATGCTTTGGGAACGATGCAGCTGATGCCGTTTTTGGTCAGGGATTATCATTCCGACGTGTTTGAACAGTTTAATTATACTGAGAATGTGAAACTGGGAGCCAAGCATTTGAAATGGCTTTTTTCCAAGCTGCACGATCCTCTTATGGTGGCTTATGCATATAACGGAGGAATCGGGTTTTTAAAAAACAAAGTGCTTTCATATTTTAAATATAAAGGGAAATACCAGCCTTTTTTAAGTATGGAGCTTGTGCCTTATGATGAAAGCAGGGAGTACGGGAAAAAAGTAATTGCGAATTTTATAATATATTCACATATATTCGGAGATAATAATATTACACTTCATAAAGAACTTAAAAGGTGAATTTTACTTCTCCCCAGTCTTTGCTTTTATATTCTAAAACATACGGTTTTTGTGTTTGGTTGAATTCTACGATATAATAGTTCATCCATTCGTTGTAAAACGGAAAATTTTTATATAATATAAAAGAAGGTATTTTTTTGGAGATTTTTACCGGTTCGGTATTGTTAAGGGTTAATTTAAACTCCTGGTTTTGAAGAGTGTTATGAAAATCGTTGTAAACTCCGATTAAAAAAGTCGGCTTAGTGAATTTTTCAGGATATAGAGGATTTAAATATACGGCGTCTATAAGCGCTTTTGTTTCAAGTGAATTTATTATTTGGCCTCTTTGTGTGTAGGTTAGTGTTTTTTCGTATAAAGGATCTTGTTTTATAGCCGTTTTGATGCTGCATCCTGTAA
It contains:
- a CDS encoding ATP-dependent Clp protease ATP-binding subunit, with translation MDRIFEKLTNQMMEALESGLSLALHNKNPEVHPLHIVWGLVTNTNTVLNQALNKMGVDKVAIELELKSAVDRLPKVDNITKESIKIGRELIESLQKAEGLATKLGDQYVAVDTWLIANLERFKDTLGKFVDLFELKKTLEAIRGDKKIESKSADETLDALNKYGIDLTAKAREGKLDPVIGRDEEINRMMQILIRKTKNNPILLGEPGVGKTALVEGLAQRIVKKEVPTSLQNKQIVALDMTALIAGAKYRGEFEDRLKAVVDEVKQNPNIILFIDEIHTIVGAGASEGSMDAANILKPALARGELRTIGATTLKEYRKYFEKDAALQRRFQPVMVNEPSVNEAIRILRGLKERLEAHHNVIIKDEAIVAAAKLTDRYISDRFLPDKAIDAIDEAAAEIKMQIESEPFELAKIKREIEQLMVEKEALQMEGESDKSKKRLAEIEKELANLEEEKRRLEAKFEEEKRVLKEIAEIKQQIEELKVQADIAKREGNFQKAAEIEYGKVVELTKKLEELEKKWDEMLKEGTLLKNAVDEEAVADVVSKWTGIPVNKMLQSELEKILHIEDELKKWVVGQDEAIKAVARAIKRNKAGLGDPNRPIGSFMFLGPTGVGKTETAKTLARFLFDDEKAMIRFDMSEYMDKISVSKLIGAAPGYVGYEEGGQLTEAVRRRPYSVILFDEIEKAHPDVFNILLQVLDDGRLTDNKGVTVDFKNTIIILTSNIASDIIMEIKDPEARKEAVWAELKRRMKPEFLNRLDDVVVFNPLGKEQVKEIVDILLRKITKRLSEREIELTLTDRVKEVIAEVGFDPIFGARPLKRALAEIIEDRLAELILEGKVKEGDRVEFDADDNSIIIKVNDQEVARDPR
- a CDS encoding PAS domain-containing protein — protein: MIDQARIDEKLKAGKRLSKLDAPKTITNDEKVMSENDFIVSKTDTKGYITYCNRIFVNMAGWSRKELIGANHNIIRHPHMPKIAFKILWDLIQAKHEFFGFVKNLRKDGGYYWVLAYITPDLDLNGNIIGYTSFRKKPSRKGIETIEPIYEQLVDAEKSGGISASYELLKKLLKADDETVVDKYHELVFNLQKG
- a CDS encoding methyl-accepting chemotaxis protein, whose translation is MKFKEMLTLRFIAILIANFLLLAYMIYLKQYIAVGVYVVFIILAYFLPSNKKRESDHKNIFQKIGKTVDDAYNGKLSSRVLLDGESTLEEQIGWNINEMLDQIEDLLRESKNTIQAIINGDEYRYIMPSGLHGEFRNVALEFEKAIESLKVSKKVERISALSKKFIEIDGGVTANMERVGNEIYEIDNAFKEITAKVKASTTQADKTYYLMQESKNDFTLLSEKVQETSNEITQMAENIHSISNIVELIKDIADQTNLLALNAAIEAARAGEHGRGFAVVADNVRDLAERTQKATNEIAITIQTLQQQFNGIEENTNQVVKIGDKSYETLQNFEQVLDILKKELTEVSTISDKNTLKLIFITFKISHIIYKSNIYSAITKEKVEDEILSITDKNCKLGEWLNKPEIKEMLKGFKDLNNLMKYHKLIHDIGIEILERVRKEGITKQNPKWYYERLLELEKYAKLTFQELDKLAEYATKENIVADLLEKSKE
- the gltX gene encoding glutamate--tRNA ligase, which gives rise to MLRFAPSPTGDMHIGNLRVAIFNYIVAKQKNEKLLIRIEDTDKERNIEGKDVEILNILKLFGIEYDNVVYQSANLHLHQEMAKKLLDFKKAFVCFCDEEEINFQREKAKIEKRPYRYSGKCESLSSEEIRNKIEKKIPFVVRLRKPQHNIKFNDLIKGEFDFSPFEIDSFIIMRKDFTPTYNFACSIDDMLYDITLVIRGEDHLSNTPKQIAIREALGYDKEIKYAHLPIILNEEGKKMSKRDSASSVKWLLEEGFLPEAIANYLILLGNSFENEIFTLKEAIEFFDITKISKAPAKFDLGKLRFINKEHMKRIEKLTHYIAYHEEYEPLAKLYLDEVSTIKELKEKLDNIFSKQNFNEFTEEVEILKQEILNSELEDDYNDFKKRIMNNTGLKGKKLFMPLRMIMVGSKQGPEIKDLYAIMKPYLKMIIKEYR
- a CDS encoding YggT family protein yields the protein MNTLLISILQFISILISIYIWVVIIAALITWVQPNPYNPIVRFLWNVTEPVYRWIRRYIPTTFGGFDIAPIILILALQFLQILINNIIMSL
- a CDS encoding transglycosylase SLT domain-containing protein codes for the protein MRLIFLFFPLFLFSLNLSELLTHPKSYVRDFYLTQFMRETNSTVLAFKAYNSMYKQKPFKHLKILAQKSPLFKNIYQCVNVKPEYVKDVDISCVLNNGLSLKTMSKLNKKDLQYLYNKLPPSKEKEAVYAFLHNDFSNVFKSRDLGYYFIINYPDKKIDQKITDFSLFEDRYFYLFVKYAVLNNLPEIEKSLLSLNYKNFDDRVKWWLFINALKNSKDKLAKKILYTINRKTSKIYFWMWQLGNKAAKEKLLENPRVNFYTLYAYESVNKKFFIKNKIIYNSVKKPKYNQYNPWDVLKFWDELKRRENLFSFAKELDSNKSIALKAIVLDKAFKYKYNIYITPKMYNDENVSFKAFVYAIARQESRFIPASVSRSYALGTMQLMPFLVRDYHSDVFEQFNYTENVKLGAKHLKWLFSKLHDPLMVAYAYNGGIGFLKNKVLSYFKYKGKYQPFLSMELVPYDESREYGKKVIANFIIYSHIFGDNNITLHKELKR